The sequence below is a genomic window from Sneathiella marina.
GAATACCAGATTCACTGACGATCACTCCGCAATTTTTTGATCGAGTAGTTAGACATGGAATTGAGACCCTCCGATTGCTAGACTAGGGTATGGAAAACATTACTCTTCACGTCTCATAGGTCCATGGCTGAAATCAATTTGTCAAATCTCGCGCGGCTTAAGCCTGCGACAATACCCCAAATTAATCCGCTGCCTGAATATCTCGCAACAGATCGTCTTCATTTAATTTATGAAGATACTAAATCTGTTCTCCAGGTGCCCTGGATGGGGGTCGTCACCATGGCATTCGCCCATTACCAGAATTTTTATGACACTCTTTGGGGCGGTCTGCGAGACCTGGCCGGCAGTGCCGAATTCATCGCAGCGTGCCGCGCCTTACGGTCGCATACGGAACAGCAGGCAACAAGCTTCGGATCTGCACGGATTTCTGATGACCTCAAATCCATGGGCTATTCTGACAGGGAAATTGACGATGTTCGGGAACAAATCGAGATTTTTTCCCATGGGAATATGCCCTATGTGCTGATTGCCACGGCGGCCCGGCTATTGCTGGAAGATTTCTCATTATCCTCGACGAAATTATGCACACCGTTTAAGGGCCGCCATGGTCCGACTACGTCAAACCACCTGACATTGATCGAGGCACATCATGCAGACGCACCCACCCTATCGGTTTATGAAGATATCAAAGCGACCCTGGGGTTACCTTTTGTGAATACGGATTATCGGGCGCTTGCCCGTTGGCCAAGTTACTTCCAGCTCGCCTGGAGCAATGCCAAGCCGCATATCCAGACTGCCGCTTATGAGGACGCTGTCACCTCAATCCATGACGTTGCCGTCAAGCAGGTGCTCTCCTTGCCCAACCCGGCAGGACTATCTGCAAAAAGCCTGAAAGCGGCGGCGGCTAAAGACGCACCGATTGAGGAAATACGGGAAGTTGTCCGCCTTTTCCAATGGCTGCTTCCTGGACTGGTCACCAATATCGCCTTGATGCAGCACCAGCTCAGACTATGATCAGAGGACAACCAATAACCAAAGGGTAGCCTTATGCAGCTTGATATGCTCGACCATGTGAATATTCGAACCGCAAACCTGGAAGAGATGGTCGACTGGTATACGGATATCCTGGGCATGACATCGGGAAAACGACCATCGTTCCAGTTTCCGGGCGCCTGGATGTATATGGGCGACAACGCCCCGGTGCATCTTATTGGCGTTACCGAGACACCGACCCACGAGACGCTGCAGATTGAACATTTTGCTTTTTCCGCCACGGGATTACCGGGCTTCCTCGAAAAACTGGAGCAAAGCGGGGTCGATTACGAACTTGGCCGGGTGCCTGAATTCGAGATCCTGCAAGTCAATATCTTTGATTATGACGGCAATCATATTCATATCGATTTTGTCGGGCCGGAAACAGATGGGCTGCCTGTGTAATCCGCCTAGCGCATCAGATCTTCTTCAAAGGGAAATTCCGAAAGCAATTCTATGCCGGTCTCAGTAATCAGCACCTGCTGTTCCAGCTTGACGCCTTCAGGACCGTTTTCTTCACCGATATAGCTTTCCATGCAAATGGTCATGCCAGGTTCCAGGATGCCGTCATATCCGGCATCCGCGTAATCCGCATGGTGATATAAATACGGATACTCACCGGTCATGCCAACCCCATGGGACGAGAGATAATATCGGTTGGCGTGGTATTTTTCCGGGATATTCCAGGCGGCATCCGCATACTCCTTGAAACTCATCCCCGGATACAGAATGCCCATATTGTAATGCACCTGCTCATGCGCCGTCTTGTAGAGGTCTCTTTGCGCCGGACTGGGTTTGCCGGGCCCGGCATGAAAGGTGCGGGAAAAATCTGAATAATAGCCAAAGCAACCAACCACGTCCGTATCAAAAGCGACAAGCTCATTTTCGCCGATCACCTTCGGGCTTGATTCCTGAAACCACGGATTTGTCCGGTTTCCCGAGCTGAGCAGCCGGGTTTCACAATAATCCCCGTTCTGGGCAATCACGGCCTGATGCATCACCGACCAGAGCTGATTTTCCGTAATCCCCGGACGAATGGCAGCCCGCAGACTGGCCATGCCGGCTTCCGTCGCCCGGAGAGACGCCCGCACGCATTTCAGTTCTTCAGTGGATTTTATGGCCCGGGCGCGTTCCAGCGGCTCCTGCGCGTCGACCAGATTGAACCCCGCAGCGCCCAGCGCAATGATGGCGCCTGCGTTCAATCGTTCCATGCCAACCGTGGCCTTCGGCCCCACCAGCGCGTTAAGATCGGAAGCCATTGCCGCCGCCCAGGCTTTTTCCCGTTCCGCGATTTGATCGCCCGCAGCCACAAAGCTCGCCGTGATGGCCGGACGAACCT
It includes:
- a CDS encoding halocarboxylic acid dehydrogenase DehI family protein encodes the protein MAEINLSNLARLKPATIPQINPLPEYLATDRLHLIYEDTKSVLQVPWMGVVTMAFAHYQNFYDTLWGGLRDLAGSAEFIAACRALRSHTEQQATSFGSARISDDLKSMGYSDREIDDVREQIEIFSHGNMPYVLIATAARLLLEDFSLSSTKLCTPFKGRHGPTTSNHLTLIEAHHADAPTLSVYEDIKATLGLPFVNTDYRALARWPSYFQLAWSNAKPHIQTAAYEDAVTSIHDVAVKQVLSLPNPAGLSAKSLKAAAAKDAPIEEIREVVRLFQWLLPGLVTNIALMQHQLRL
- a CDS encoding M24 family metallopeptidase → MTFFDWHGDQEQAVGFATYDRDPNAEEVDVKAVRAYRIGRVRAEMAAREIDACILSDAVNIRYATDTRNMQVFTARNEASRYLLLTAKEAILYEFTGCMHLADGIETITEVRPAITASFVAAGDQIAEREKAWAAAMASDLNALVGPKATVGMERLNAGAIIALGAAGFNLVDAQEPLERARAIKSTEELKCVRASLRATEAGMASLRAAIRPGITENQLWSVMHQAVIAQNGDYCETRLLSSGNRTNPWFQESSPKVIGENELVAFDTDVVGCFGYYSDFSRTFHAGPGKPSPAQRDLYKTAHEQVHYNMGILYPGMSFKEYADAAWNIPEKYHANRYYLSSHGVGMTGEYPYLYHHADYADAGYDGILEPGMTICMESYIGEENGPEGVKLEQQVLITETGIELLSEFPFEEDLMR
- a CDS encoding VOC family protein yields the protein MQLDMLDHVNIRTANLEEMVDWYTDILGMTSGKRPSFQFPGAWMYMGDNAPVHLIGVTETPTHETLQIEHFAFSATGLPGFLEKLEQSGVDYELGRVPEFEILQVNIFDYDGNHIHIDFVGPETDGLPV